In Kushneria marisflavi, the following are encoded in one genomic region:
- the dctP gene encoding TRAP transporter substrate-binding protein DctP — protein sequence MSTSMTSNVMADNWTGYTYSSVSTTAAVQGMKRIADRVEKETDDDLSITLHLGKTLQISSSDITQATGDGIVDFAADLFFSGNVPIARILNLPLLINNDEEWNKAYAVMEPYLKQGFADQGVTYLGSYRYPQQVIFSTFKMDSLDDLKDHKVRVTSPEQGEFVEAFGGSPITLSGSEVPTALERGVIDGVLTASAGGAKNWHEFLPYNYRLPVNYANSAIIANASAYEGLKDSTRQTLDRIVSEETARITQDFLVDEKTQEQKQADAGMTIVDADPSDIKRAQEKMAPWWREWAKQAGPEHEKALEAVLNALGK from the coding sequence TTGAGTACATCGATGACCAGTAACGTCATGGCCGATAACTGGACGGGATATACCTATTCCTCCGTGTCCACGACCGCTGCTGTTCAGGGCATGAAACGAATTGCCGACCGTGTCGAGAAGGAAACGGACGATGACCTGTCGATCACGCTTCACCTGGGCAAGACACTTCAAATCTCCTCAAGCGATATCACGCAGGCCACCGGCGATGGCATTGTCGATTTCGCCGCGGATCTGTTCTTTTCAGGCAACGTCCCCATCGCGCGCATTCTCAACCTGCCCCTTTTGATCAACAACGATGAAGAGTGGAACAAGGCCTACGCGGTGATGGAGCCGTATCTCAAACAAGGGTTCGCGGATCAGGGTGTGACCTATCTGGGCAGCTATCGCTACCCGCAACAGGTCATCTTTAGTACCTTCAAAATGGACTCACTGGACGACCTCAAGGATCACAAGGTGCGCGTCACCTCGCCTGAACAGGGTGAATTCGTCGAGGCCTTCGGTGGTTCACCGATCACACTTTCAGGCTCGGAAGTACCGACGGCGCTGGAACGTGGCGTCATTGATGGCGTACTGACAGCCAGTGCGGGCGGTGCCAAGAACTGGCACGAATTCCTGCCCTACAACTACCGCCTGCCGGTCAACTACGCCAACAGTGCCATCATCGCCAATGCCTCTGCGTATGAAGGCCTCAAGGACAGCACGCGCCAGACACTCGATCGTATCGTGAGTGAGGAAACAGCCCGGATCACTCAGGACTTCCTCGTCGATGAGAAGACACAGGAACAGAAGCAGGCAGACGCCGGCATGACGATTGTCGATGCCGACCCGTCCGACATCAAACGCGCCCAGGAAAAGATGGCGCCATGGTGGCGCGAGTGGGCCAAACAGGCGGGACCGGAGCATGAAAAAGCGCTTGAGGCGGTTCTGAACGCCCTTGGCAAGTAA
- a CDS encoding TRAP transporter small permease: MSDTSPHQVNEPASAGSLFDMIAAGVRFIAGLALVVLVLIVSAEIVSRFFFNHSLRVVEELAGYLVVGLTLFGASLAVRKNSLFQVGFIFDALPHALKKGLSLIYMALSLAVCGVLIWYTLQLVLSSWSRGNVAPTFLMTPLWMPQLLIPLGLTFTAIFIIERAIITLRHGGTD, encoded by the coding sequence ATGAGTGATACATCCCCCCATCAGGTCAACGAGCCGGCATCTGCCGGCTCCCTGTTCGATATGATCGCCGCCGGCGTGCGATTTATCGCGGGACTGGCGCTGGTGGTACTGGTATTGATCGTCAGCGCCGAAATCGTCTCGCGCTTTTTCTTCAACCATTCACTGCGCGTCGTCGAAGAGCTGGCAGGGTACCTCGTCGTAGGCTTGACCCTGTTCGGCGCCAGTCTGGCTGTTCGGAAAAACAGTCTGTTTCAGGTCGGTTTCATCTTTGACGCCCTGCCCCACGCTCTCAAAAAGGGCTTGAGCCTGATCTATATGGCCCTGTCGCTTGCCGTCTGCGGCGTGCTGATCTGGTACACCCTGCAACTGGTCCTGAGCTCCTGGTCACGCGGCAATGTCGCGCCGACATTTTTGATGACGCCGTTATGGATGCCTCAGCTGCTGATTCCGCTGGGACTGACCTTTACCGCGATCTTCATCATCGAGCGCGCGATCATCACCCTGCGTCATGGAGGAACTGATTGA
- a CDS encoding TRAP transporter large permease: protein MDALIAFGVLLVLIVGGLWVQFAVGAAALAYLWLIKGVAGWKALGLVSWGAANSFTLAAIPLFILMAEILLASGLSARLYNGIAPFMRRLPGGLLHTNIVGSGVFAAVAGGSAPTAAAMSTVALPALSARGYNRRFVAGSLAAGGTLGILIPPSITMIIYATFTETSIAQLFAAGLVPGILLGACYSLFIIARALAKPSLVPKDTQQRTFTDYLRAAADVLPFTILIVFILGSIYAGIATPTEAGALGVVGAVAISALYRRLNITMLKSALSRTLTMSGNVLFIVFISMLFAYATALSGVGEALVDRVAEAGLSQFSLLLILVVVFAILGCFMEGLGMIAIIVPVIFPTLMAMGVDPVWFGVFVVILVELGQLTPPLGVILFVVASSDAETRVEDVVMGVLPFFAIILAFLVLLIAMPDIVLWLPQLTSGG, encoded by the coding sequence ATGGATGCCCTGATCGCCTTTGGCGTATTACTGGTGTTGATTGTTGGCGGGCTGTGGGTTCAATTCGCCGTTGGCGCGGCAGCGCTGGCCTACCTGTGGCTGATCAAGGGCGTCGCTGGCTGGAAGGCTCTCGGGCTGGTCAGCTGGGGAGCCGCCAACAGCTTCACGCTGGCTGCGATTCCGCTGTTCATTCTGATGGCGGAGATCCTGCTGGCCAGCGGGCTCAGTGCGCGACTCTATAACGGTATCGCCCCCTTCATGCGCCGCCTGCCAGGCGGGTTACTGCATACCAACATCGTGGGTAGCGGCGTATTTGCCGCCGTCGCCGGCGGCAGTGCGCCAACCGCGGCGGCGATGTCGACCGTGGCATTGCCGGCCCTGTCGGCACGCGGCTATAACCGCCGATTCGTGGCAGGCTCACTGGCGGCCGGCGGCACACTGGGCATTTTGATCCCGCCGTCGATCACCATGATCATCTACGCCACCTTTACCGAAACCTCCATCGCCCAGCTGTTCGCCGCCGGTCTGGTGCCCGGTATTCTGCTCGGTGCCTGCTACAGCCTCTTCATCATCGCGCGTGCGCTGGCGAAACCTTCGCTGGTTCCCAAAGATACCCAGCAACGCACGTTTACCGATTACCTGCGCGCCGCCGCGGACGTGCTGCCCTTTACGATCCTGATCGTGTTCATTCTTGGCAGCATCTACGCCGGCATCGCCACCCCGACCGAGGCGGGTGCGCTGGGCGTGGTCGGTGCCGTGGCCATCTCGGCACTGTATCGCCGACTCAATATCACAATGCTCAAGTCGGCGCTGTCGCGCACGCTGACCATGAGCGGCAACGTGCTGTTCATCGTGTTCATTTCGATGCTGTTTGCCTACGCCACGGCGCTGTCCGGCGTCGGCGAAGCACTGGTCGACCGCGTTGCCGAGGCAGGTCTGTCGCAGTTTTCGCTGCTTCTGATTCTCGTGGTGGTGTTTGCCATTCTTGGCTGCTTCATGGAAGGCCTTGGCATGATCGCGATCATCGTCCCGGTCATCTTCCCGACCCTGATGGCAATGGGCGTCGATCCGGTCTGGTTTGGCGTGTTCGTGGTCATCCTGGTCGAGCTTGGCCAGCTGACCCCGCCGCTAGGCGTCATCCTGTTCGTGGTGGCCAGCTCCGATGCGGAAACCAGAGTCGAAGACGTGGTCATGGGCGTGCTGCCCTTCTTCGCCATCATTCTGGCGTTTCTCGTGCTGCTCATTGCGATGCCCGACATCGTGCTGTGGCTTCCCCAACTGACTTCCGGAGGTTGA
- a CDS encoding SMP-30/gluconolactonase/LRE family protein, translating into MAFPHPDPTLIEAEVFTTLPEALRRPGTPSDWATKNRRGAAVDSFIEGPSFDLDGHLWFVDILFGRILRASPQGDVEQIAEYDGQPNGLKIDTKGRIFIADFKNGILQLDPATGSISTVLGDADSEGFKGCNDLHIGPDGAIYFTDQGQTGLHDPSGRVYRWTPDDGRLECLIDRVPSPNGLVLDTSGHTLYVAVTRANAVWRLPLSPSQRVVKAGLFLQFSGGRAGPDGLALTQDNGVVVCQTGMGLVWVHDALGVPIAVVKSPRRLGTTNCAFGGPENRTLYITESDSGSILRAELPVAGHPMASGWGR; encoded by the coding sequence GTGGCCTTTCCCCATCCAGACCCGACCCTGATCGAGGCCGAGGTCTTCACGACCCTGCCTGAGGCGCTGCGGCGCCCCGGTACGCCTTCTGACTGGGCAACCAAGAATCGCCGCGGCGCGGCTGTCGACAGCTTCATCGAGGGCCCCTCCTTTGATCTGGACGGGCATCTATGGTTCGTTGATATTCTCTTCGGCCGGATACTTCGCGCCTCACCACAAGGCGACGTTGAACAGATCGCCGAATACGACGGTCAGCCCAACGGCCTCAAGATCGATACGAAGGGCCGCATCTTCATCGCCGATTTCAAGAACGGCATCCTGCAACTCGATCCGGCAACCGGCAGCATCAGTACGGTGCTGGGCGATGCCGACTCGGAAGGCTTCAAGGGCTGTAATGACCTGCATATAGGCCCGGACGGCGCGATCTATTTCACCGACCAGGGACAGACCGGGCTTCATGACCCCAGTGGGCGTGTCTACCGCTGGACACCCGATGATGGCCGGCTCGAGTGTTTGATCGATCGTGTGCCGAGCCCCAACGGGCTGGTGCTCGATACCAGTGGCCATACGCTCTACGTCGCGGTAACGCGTGCCAATGCAGTATGGCGGCTGCCGCTGTCGCCCAGCCAGCGGGTGGTGAAAGCGGGGCTTTTCCTGCAGTTTTCCGGTGGCCGCGCCGGACCGGATGGCCTGGCACTGACACAGGATAACGGCGTTGTGGTCTGCCAGACCGGCATGGGGCTGGTGTGGGTACATGACGCGCTTGGCGTACCCATCGCGGTGGTCAAGTCACCCAGGAGGCTGGGAACCACCAACTGCGCCTTCGGCGGGCCGGAAAACCGCACGTTGTACATCACCGAATCGGATTCCGGCAGCATCCTGCGCGCCGAGCTGCCCGTCGCCGGTCATCCCATGGCCTCCGGCTGGGGGCGCTGA
- a CDS encoding LysR family transcriptional regulator: MQKSNDRATGHLDLRSLRFLAQVLSLRSVTRAGEVMGLSQPAASRLLAQLRRALGDDPLLVRTQGGGYVRTARAEALMPQLAEAIAAEDRLFQPPGFEPSCSERILRIATTDYGAAVAIREFARLVACEAPGVSLELRVWESETLVELEEGRLDFALYTDEAVPQGFHHETLFTERFACVVRRDHPVLAYRDADGHIAPSRLAELPRVVLLYPEGRATAIDDPLASHGRARGPGDTITPYFLSSPLLIGQSERVLCLPRRAAELIAPLADLAVIDFPQAGEIHYCVIWHERAARDPAIAWSIECLQRTVGY, translated from the coding sequence ATGCAAAAATCGAATGACCGCGCGACGGGCCACCTTGATTTACGCTCTCTGCGTTTTCTGGCGCAGGTACTGAGCCTGCGCAGTGTGACGCGAGCGGGCGAGGTGATGGGATTGAGCCAACCCGCTGCGAGCCGGTTACTGGCTCAGCTGCGTCGTGCATTGGGCGACGACCCGCTATTGGTGCGCACTCAGGGAGGTGGCTACGTGCGTACCGCGCGCGCAGAAGCCTTGATGCCGCAACTGGCCGAGGCGATTGCTGCTGAAGACCGCCTGTTTCAGCCGCCCGGCTTCGAGCCCTCATGCTCGGAGCGTATCCTGCGAATAGCGACAACCGACTATGGTGCGGCAGTCGCAATCAGGGAATTTGCACGTTTGGTGGCCTGCGAAGCACCAGGCGTATCGCTGGAGCTACGCGTCTGGGAGAGTGAAACGCTGGTCGAGCTGGAGGAGGGAAGGCTCGACTTCGCGCTCTATACCGATGAGGCAGTGCCGCAAGGGTTCCATCATGAGACACTGTTCACCGAACGTTTCGCCTGCGTCGTGCGGCGCGACCACCCGGTTTTGGCGTATCGAGACGCTGACGGACATATTGCACCTTCACGGCTCGCCGAGTTGCCCCGCGTTGTTCTGCTCTACCCTGAAGGTCGTGCCACGGCAATCGACGATCCGTTGGCGAGCCATGGTCGAGCGCGAGGGCCGGGGGATACCATAACGCCGTATTTTCTTTCCAGCCCGCTGCTTATTGGACAGTCAGAACGCGTACTTTGTCTGCCACGTCGGGCAGCGGAACTCATCGCGCCGTTAGCCGATCTCGCCGTGATCGATTTCCCGCAGGCAGGAGAGATCCACTACTGCGTCATCTGGCATGAACGAGCGGCAAGGGACCCGGCCATCGCGTGGTCGATAGAGTGTCTTCAACGAACGGTGGGGTATTGA
- a CDS encoding alpha/beta hydrolase family protein, protein MQSQPEEDIVQTLKAMARGWSQPARSPVLRTPANEGLAFENVTFPSQDGVPLEAWYIPCPDSRRLVIINHPLTFNRYGLASHLEPWRSFGAAGGNTFEVDYLADYRILHEAGYHVLTYDERNFGLSGAANGGLNSGGRFEARDVIGSLRYVRSRADLEGVAVGLFSRCNGANATLFAIHTEPRAFDDVRCLVLCQPLSIGSVMRRELEMIGLVDHLDMLEREVQLVSSCTFDQMSPNDWARSVHTPTFIYQVHDDLMTTPADVQATFDALPISEKLLHWIYGTQARWDGYLEFQRRPEPILDWLNRYMT, encoded by the coding sequence ATGCAGTCACAACCAGAAGAGGACATCGTTCAGACTCTGAAGGCCATGGCCAGGGGGTGGAGTCAGCCCGCTCGCTCGCCCGTACTAAGGACACCGGCAAATGAGGGGCTTGCCTTCGAGAACGTGACTTTTCCGTCACAGGATGGTGTGCCGCTCGAAGCATGGTACATCCCTTGCCCGGACTCTCGGCGACTCGTCATCATCAACCATCCACTGACGTTCAATCGCTATGGTTTGGCCAGCCATCTGGAGCCGTGGCGATCCTTTGGCGCGGCCGGCGGCAACACCTTCGAAGTCGACTATCTGGCCGACTACCGCATCCTCCATGAGGCAGGCTACCACGTACTCACTTACGACGAGCGCAACTTCGGATTGAGCGGAGCCGCCAATGGCGGACTTAACAGCGGCGGTCGGTTCGAGGCACGCGACGTCATCGGCTCGCTGCGCTACGTGCGTTCGCGGGCAGATCTCGAGGGTGTGGCAGTGGGGCTGTTTTCACGCTGCAACGGCGCCAACGCGACGCTCTTCGCGATCCACACCGAACCGCGGGCGTTCGACGACGTGCGCTGCCTAGTGCTCTGTCAGCCACTATCGATCGGCTCGGTCATGCGTCGTGAATTGGAAATGATAGGCCTGGTCGATCACCTCGACATGCTGGAACGCGAAGTGCAACTCGTCTCCAGCTGTACTTTCGACCAGATGTCGCCCAACGACTGGGCGCGCAGCGTACACACACCGACGTTCATCTATCAGGTGCACGACGACCTGATGACCACTCCCGCCGATGTCCAGGCGACCTTTGACGCGCTTCCGATCAGCGAGAAATTGCTGCACTGGATATACGGTACCCAGGCCCGCTGGGATGGCTATCTGGAATTCCAGCGCCGCCCCGAGCCGATACTCGACTGGCTCAACCGATACATGACATGA
- a CDS encoding YybH family protein has translation MTHDEQQIRALRAEWQDAVQSRDLDRTMATYYPGKEYLGFDVMPPFSFEGWESFRQNWIIFFEMFDEAPVFEFKDMKIHCSGDVAFTTGFTRFTGSISGKKIDLWTRETIGLRKLDGQWLMIHDHVSVPIDLNTGIGVTDHHP, from the coding sequence GTGACCCATGATGAACAACAGATTCGCGCCTTGCGCGCCGAGTGGCAGGATGCCGTGCAGTCACGCGATCTCGACCGCACAATGGCCACCTATTATCCGGGAAAGGAGTACCTCGGCTTCGATGTGATGCCGCCCTTCAGCTTTGAGGGCTGGGAGTCTTTTCGCCAGAACTGGATCATTTTCTTCGAGATGTTCGACGAAGCCCCTGTGTTCGAGTTCAAGGACATGAAGATTCATTGTTCCGGCGATGTCGCCTTTACCACCGGCTTCACTCGCTTCACCGGCTCAATATCCGGCAAAAAAATCGATTTGTGGACGCGTGAAACCATCGGTTTGCGAAAGCTCGATGGCCAATGGCTGATGATTCATGATCACGTGTCGGTGCCTATCGATCTGAATACCGGCATCGGTGTGACCGACCATCACCCCTGA
- the cobA gene encoding uroporphyrinogen-III C-methyltransferase has translation MELLSLQFDPRHLEAHLIGAGQDALMMARQFQGLELDLTLHGEMMPALTALAREESWRCVEEMPETGQLWVVATGSPVEDACWAERAHERRIGVYVPSCPTLSTVRLPVRTRALTPETPSALRRGHVSLVGAGPGDPGLLTLRALERLREADVVIHDRLVSPEILALANPDARRLYVGKARSAHSVPQEGINQSLVDWARGGYQVVRLKGGDPFIFGRGGEELQALAAAKLSFEVVPGITAATGISAYTGIPLTHRDHAQSVRFVTGHLRNGTCDLDWQTLAAPGQTLVFYMGLGTLDTLCDQLVQHGLPASTPIALVEQGTTARQRLHTGTLDDLPGQLADLKAAPPTLIIVGDVVNLHDTLGWFATQTAKSLGWESGKHPSPLSLADSR, from the coding sequence ATGGAACTGCTTTCTCTTCAGTTTGATCCTCGCCATCTTGAGGCCCACCTGATCGGTGCCGGTCAGGACGCCCTGATGATGGCTCGTCAGTTCCAGGGACTTGAGCTTGACCTGACCCTGCACGGTGAAATGATGCCGGCACTAACGGCGCTGGCACGTGAAGAGAGCTGGCGCTGTGTCGAGGAAATGCCTGAGACCGGCCAGCTCTGGGTGGTGGCCACCGGCAGTCCCGTCGAGGATGCCTGCTGGGCGGAGAGGGCGCATGAGCGTCGCATCGGCGTGTATGTGCCTTCGTGTCCGACACTGTCTACCGTGCGCTTACCCGTTCGCACCCGTGCACTGACGCCAGAAACGCCCAGTGCATTGCGGCGTGGGCATGTTTCCCTGGTGGGGGCCGGCCCGGGCGATCCCGGTCTCCTGACCCTGCGGGCGCTGGAGCGCCTGCGCGAGGCGGACGTGGTCATTCATGATCGTCTGGTCAGCCCGGAGATTCTGGCCCTGGCCAACCCGGATGCACGCCGCCTGTACGTTGGCAAGGCACGCTCGGCACATAGCGTGCCTCAGGAAGGCATCAACCAGTCACTGGTGGACTGGGCGCGTGGTGGTTATCAGGTCGTGCGGCTGAAGGGGGGAGACCCTTTTATTTTTGGACGTGGGGGCGAGGAATTACAGGCGCTGGCGGCCGCAAAGCTTTCCTTCGAGGTCGTACCGGGGATTACGGCAGCCACGGGGATTTCGGCCTATACCGGTATCCCGCTGACTCATCGGGATCATGCCCAGTCAGTACGGTTTGTGACCGGACATCTTCGTAACGGCACCTGTGATCTTGATTGGCAGACGCTGGCGGCCCCGGGTCAGACCCTGGTCTTCTACATGGGGCTGGGGACACTGGATACCCTGTGCGATCAGCTGGTTCAGCATGGCCTGCCTGCCTCTACTCCCATTGCACTGGTAGAACAGGGTACGACGGCTCGACAGCGTCTGCATACCGGCACGCTTGATGACTTGCCGGGCCAGTTGGCGGATCTGAAGGCCGCGCCTCCGACGTTGATTATCGTCGGTGACGTCGTGAATCTACACGACACGCTGGGCTGGTTTGCCACACAAACGGCGAAAAGCCTGGGCTGGGAAAGTGGCAAGCATCCTTCCCCGCTTTCCCTGGCGGACAGCCGTTGA